A genomic stretch from Coffea arabica cultivar ET-39 chromosome 10c, Coffea Arabica ET-39 HiFi, whole genome shotgun sequence includes:
- the LOC113714577 gene encoding uncharacterized protein isoform X2 has protein sequence MEKPKAPPQSMELLCVGRLEIVRPKPVGFLCGSIPVPTDKAFHDFDSAALIPSAQTVQAPRYRMIPTETDLNMLPIPQTPPEKVLPVAAAQSKTSGDLSWENGIITPNVTRKGEVLAVSGLAEYGDEIDVIAPADVLKQIFKMPYSKARLSIAVQRVGQTLVLNTGPDVEEGEKIVRRQKNQSKSADESLFLNFAMHSVRMEACDCPPSHHTATKDKSDSCVLPGRFESGEEPVETLRNYMQQNNSSGHSHDMSEDEDFKRYQEYAKVKEDEVFWGKNKSKRNKGQTAIKKISQVKEKPNCTVKESEKHRRVKDDSFLRVLFWQFHNFRMLLGSDLLIFSNEKYVAVSLHLWDVSRQVTPLTWLEAWLDNVMASVPELAICYHQDGVVQGYELLKTEDIFLLKGISEDGTPAFHPYVVQQNGLMVLRFLQDNCKQDPGAYWLYKSAGEDVIQLFDLSIMPKNHSPEDCDDAESGLPSLIHRGRSDSLLSLGTLLYRIAHRLSLSMSSDKRTRCVRFFRQCLDLLDEPDHLVVRAFAHEQFARLLLVYDEELDLTSEAVPTDYEVTVADAEEDSCEAYPTVSESEFEKVDPEEVQILDLENSVAKTENGNISSVTVSGDPPLVYPLDIPSSSGQSFSICDSLDSTGPVVQAVTDPISSKLAAVHHVSQAIKSIRWKRQLQHTEVNMDYISKLQGGLHSPNDFSVCACGDPDCIEVCDICEWLLTSKLDGKAWKLVLLLGESYLSLGQAYKDDGQLFQALKVVELACLVYGSMPQHLKETRFVSSMVCTSPNQLEIIDRTENNESITGHDGFAFEQSPSCYLFWAKAWTLVGDVYVEFHLIKDKEISVKSEKKSLTKELKMSPEVLKEVERLKKKLGQCSQNCSSCSLVNCSCQSDRATSGSSASSSSASLHPSAYGRKMSKKSITKGTLYSNAKSNEDARAHQRAEKSGYSKANKYEMLTNTSGVNADAGGDKKTVKCDVERAGTTMEMETGSRVDSHSEAVGETSQVRDGGIFKYVRNPVISDGDYNLSIALECYEEARKALGRNPRTVGELRSVTKKKGWVSNELGRSRLEKRDLDGAEIAFADAISSFKEVSDHTNIILINCNLGHGRRALAEEMVSKIETFKKFAVFHNAYKQALETAKLEYSKALMYYGAAKLEVNASAEDADCASSSLKDEVYAQFAHTYLKLGMLLAREDTVAEVYENGVLEDNAGPAVTRPEKEYRKHEISANDAIRRALSVYESLGELRKQEAAYSYFQLACYQRDRCLNFLESDMKKNNMSRGENQRVKQYASLADRNWQKSMDFYGPETHPWMYLNIIMERSALSLSLSCSLHSNMINIIEENTV, from the exons ATTTATCATGGGAAAATGGGATTATTACTCCAAATGTTACACGAAAAGGAGAGGTGCTTGCTGTGTCTGGCTTGGCAGAATATGGAGACGAGATAGACGTTATTGCCCCAGCTGACGTTTTGAAGCAGATTTTTAAGATGCCATACTCCAAAGCTCGATTATCTATTGCTGTACAACGTGTTGGACAGACTCTAGTTTTGAACACTGG GCCGGATGTTGAAGAGGGAGAGAAGATAGTTAGAAGACAGAAGAACCAATCAAAATCTGCAGATGAGTCCTTGTTTCTGAACTTTGCCATGCACTCAGTTAGAATGGAGGCCTGCGATTGTCCACCAAGTCATCATACGGCAACAAAAGATAAATCAGATTCATGTGTTCTTCCTGGAAGATTTGAGTCTGGGGAGGAGCCAGTTGAAACGTTGAGAAATTATATGCAACAAAATAATTCATCTGGACATAGCCATGACATGTCTGAGGATGAAGACTTTAAGCGTTATCAAGAATACGCGAAGGTCAAAGAGGATGAGGTCTTTTGGGGAAAAAATAAGAGTAAGAGAAATAAAGGCCAAActgcaattaaaaaaatttcacaagttAAAGAGAAGCCTAATTGCACGGTTAAAGAGTCGGAAAAACATAGAAGAGTTAAGGATGATAGTTTCTTGAGGGTTTTGTTTTGGCAGTTTCACAACTTTCGCATGCTTCTGGGCAGTGACTTGCTCATATTTAGCAATGAGAAGTATGTTGCAGTTAGCTTGCATCTTTGGGATGTTTCTCGACAG GTTACTCCCCTAACTTGGCTGGAAGCCTGGCTAGACAATGTTATGGCCAGTGTGCCTGAATTGGCCATATGTTATCATCAAGATGGTGTTGTCCAGGGCTATGAGCTTTTGAAAACGGAAGATATATTTCTACTGAAAGGCATATCAGAAGATGGCACTCCTGCTTTTCATCCCTATGTTGTCCAGCAAAATGGTTTAATGGTATTAAGGTTTCTTCAGGACAACTGCAAGCAAGATCCTGGTGCTTATTGG CTATACAAAAGTGCTGGAGAAGATGTCATTCAGCTTTTTGATTTATCTATTATGCCTAAAAACCACTCTCCTGAAGATTGTGATGATGCTGAAAGTGGTCTGCCATCTTTGATTCATAGAGGGAGAAGTGATTCGTTACTCTCTTTAGGCACCCTGCTTTATCGAATTGCTCACAGGCTCTCACTCTCAATG TCTTCTGATAAGAGGACAAGGTGTGTGAGGTTTTTCAGACAATGTCTTGATCTCCTTGATGAGCCTGATCATCTG GTTGTCCGTGCATTTGCTCATGAACAATTTGCAAGGCTGCTTTTAGTTTATGATGAGGAACTGGACTTGACATCTGAAGCAGTACCTACAGACTATGAAGTTACAGTTGCTGATGCTGAGGAAGATTCCTGTGAGGCCTATCCTACAGTTTCCGAATCTGAATTTGAAAAGGTTGATCCAGAAGAAGTGCAAATTTTGGATCTTGAAAATTCTGTTGCAAAGACAGAGAATGGTAACATATCTTCTGTTACTGTATCTGGTGACCCACCCTTGGTATATCCACTTGATATCCCAAGTTCCAGTGGTCAAAGCTTTTCGATTTGTGATTCATTGGATTCTACTGGTCCTGTGGTGCAAGCAGTTACAGATCCAATCTCCTCAAAGCTGGCTGCTGTACATCATGTTTCTCAAGCTATCAAGTCTATCAGATGGAAACGCCAACTACAGCATACTGAAGTAAACATGGACTATATTAGCAAACTTCAGGGTGGTCTTCATTCACCAAATGATTTTTCAGTATGTGCATGTGGGGACCCTGATTGTATTGAGGTCTGTGACATTTGTGAGTGGCTTCTGACGTCAAAATTGGATGGTAAGGCATGGAAACTTGTTCTATTGCTTGGAGAATCCTACTTATCTTTGGGACAAGCTTACAAGGATGATGGCCAGCTCTTTCAAGCTTTAAAGGTCGTAGAGTTGGCATGTTTGGTTTACGGGTCAATGCCACAACATCTTAAAGAGACAAGGTTTGTATCATCCATGGTTTGTACCTCACCAAACCAGTTGGAAATTATTGATAGAACAGAAAACAATGAATCCATAACTGGTCATGATGGTTTTGCTTTTGAGCAGTCACCTTCCTGTTACCTATTTTGGGCCAAGGCCTGGACATTAGTAGGCGATGTGTATGTTGAGTTTCACTTGATAAAGGACAAAGAGATCTCTGTCAAATCAGAGAAAAAATCATTGACGAAGGAACTAAAAATGTCACCTGAAGTTTTGAAGGAGGTTGAAAGGCTTAAAAAGAAGCTGGGACAATGTAGCCAAAACTGCAGTTCCTGTTCGTTAGTGAACTGCAGCTGCCAGAGTGACAGGGCTACTAGTGGTAGTAGTGCCAGTAGTAGTTCTGCAAGTTTACATCCATCAGCTTATGGCAGGAAGATGAGTAAGAAATCAATCACCAAGGGTACCTTGTATTCAAATGCCAAGTCGAATGAGGATGCTCGAGCTCATCAGCGAGCAGAAAAAAGTGGATACTCAAAAGCCAACAAATATGAGATGTTAACAAACACTTCTGGTGTGAATGCAGATGCTGGCGGTGATAAAAAGACTGTCAAGTGCGATGTTGAAAGAGCTGGTACTACCATGGAGATGGAAACTGGATCCAGAGTAGATAGTCATTCTGAAGCTGTTGGAGAAACATCCCAAGTTAGGGATGGAGGTATATTCAAGTATGTCAGGAATCCGGTAATTAGTGATGGTGATTACAATTTGTCTATTGCTTTAGAGTGTTATGAAGAAGCTAGAAAAGCACTTGGTAGAAATCCGCGTACTGTAGGAGAACTTCGATCTGTAACTAAAAAGAAAGGATGGGTGAGCAATGAATTAGGTAGAAGTAGGCTGGAAAAAAGAGATCTGGATGGAGCTGAAATTGCTTTTGCCGATGCAATAAGTTCATTCAAAGAAGTATCTGATCATACCAACATCATCCTGATTAACTGCAATCTTGGCCATGGCAGACGGGCATTGGCTGAAGAGATGGTATCAAAGATTGAAACTTTCAAGAAATTTGCTGTCTTCCATAATGCATACAAGCAAGCACTTGAAACAGCTAAACTCGAATACAGTAAAGCTCTCATGTATTATGGAGCTGCAAAACTGGAAGTAAATGCTAGCGCTGAAGATGCAGATTGTGCATCAAGCAGCTTGAAGGATGAAGTGTATGCACAATTTGCTCATACGTACTTGAAGCTTGGCATGCTTTTAGCAAGAGAAGACACAGTTGCAGAGGTTTATGAAAATGGAGTCCTTGAGGATAATGCTGGTCCAGCTGTTACTAGACCCGAAAAGGAGTATAGAAAGCATGAGATATCAGCTAATGATGCCATCAGGCGGGCTTTGTCTGTCTATGAGTCACTGGGTGAGTTAAGGAAACAAGAGGCTGCATATTCATATTTCCAGCTCGCTTGTTACCAAAGAGATCGGTGCTTAAATTTTTTGGAGTCAGATATGAAGAAAAATAACATGTCTAGAGGTGAAAACCAAAGGGTAAAGCAGTATGCTTCATTGGCAGATAGGAACTGGCAGAAgtctatggatttttatgggcCAGAAACTCATCCCTGGATGTACCTGAATATTATAATGGAGAGATCAGCTCTCTCTTTGAGCCTCTCGTGTTCTCTGCATTCAAATATG ATTAACATTATTGAGGAGAATACTGTTTGA
- the LOC113714577 gene encoding uncharacterized protein isoform X1 codes for MEKPKAPPQSMELLCVGRLEIVRPKPVGFLCGSIPVPTDKAFHDFDSAALIPSAQTVQAPRYRMIPTETDLNMLPIPQTPPEKVLPVAAAQSKTSGDLSWENGIITPNVTRKGEVLAVSGLAEYGDEIDVIAPADVLKQIFKMPYSKARLSIAVQRVGQTLVLNTGPDVEEGEKIVRRQKNQSKSADESLFLNFAMHSVRMEACDCPPSHHTATKDKSDSCVLPGRFESGEEPVETLRNYMQQNNSSGHSHDMSEDEDFKRYQEYAKVKEDEVFWGKNKSKRNKGQTAIKKISQVKEKPNCTVKESEKHRRVKDDSFLRVLFWQFHNFRMLLGSDLLIFSNEKYVAVSLHLWDVSRQVTPLTWLEAWLDNVMASVPELAICYHQDGVVQGYELLKTEDIFLLKGISEDGTPAFHPYVVQQNGLMVLRFLQDNCKQDPGAYWLYKSAGEDVIQLFDLSIMPKNHSPEDCDDAESGLPSLIHRGRSDSLLSLGTLLYRIAHRLSLSMSSDKRTRCVRFFRQCLDLLDEPDHLVVRAFAHEQFARLLLVYDEELDLTSEAVPTDYEVTVADAEEDSCEAYPTVSESEFEKVDPEEVQILDLENSVAKTENGNISSVTVSGDPPLVYPLDIPSSSGQSFSICDSLDSTGPVVQAVTDPISSKLAAVHHVSQAIKSIRWKRQLQHTEVNMDYISKLQGGLHSPNDFSVCACGDPDCIEVCDICEWLLTSKLDGKAWKLVLLLGESYLSLGQAYKDDGQLFQALKVVELACLVYGSMPQHLKETRFVSSMVCTSPNQLEIIDRTENNESITGHDGFAFEQSPSCYLFWAKAWTLVGDVYVEFHLIKDKEISVKSEKKSLTKELKMSPEVLKEVERLKKKLGQCSQNCSSCSLVNCSCQSDRATSGSSASSSSASLHPSAYGRKMSKKSITKGTLYSNAKSNEDARAHQRAEKSGYSKANKYEMLTNTSGVNADAGGDKKTVKCDVERAGTTMEMETGSRVDSHSEAVGETSQVRDGGIFKYVRNPVISDGDYNLSIALECYEEARKALGRNPRTVGELRSVTKKKGWVSNELGRSRLEKRDLDGAEIAFADAISSFKEVSDHTNIILINCNLGHGRRALAEEMVSKIETFKKFAVFHNAYKQALETAKLEYSKALMYYGAAKLEVNASAEDADCASSSLKDEVYAQFAHTYLKLGMLLAREDTVAEVYENGVLEDNAGPAVTRPEKEYRKHEISANDAIRRALSVYESLGELRKQEAAYSYFQLACYQRDRCLNFLESDMKKNNMSRGENQRVKQYASLADRNWQKSMDFYGPETHPWMYLNIIMERSALSLSLSCSLHSNMFLESALTRLLEARHLSINESFGKENPEICAKFWSQLQMVLKKVLSATLPMNSQKSAVNSLQNPGHKSGEVAKLRELYKMSLKSSDFSELHAIHCLWTS; via the exons ATTTATCATGGGAAAATGGGATTATTACTCCAAATGTTACACGAAAAGGAGAGGTGCTTGCTGTGTCTGGCTTGGCAGAATATGGAGACGAGATAGACGTTATTGCCCCAGCTGACGTTTTGAAGCAGATTTTTAAGATGCCATACTCCAAAGCTCGATTATCTATTGCTGTACAACGTGTTGGACAGACTCTAGTTTTGAACACTGG GCCGGATGTTGAAGAGGGAGAGAAGATAGTTAGAAGACAGAAGAACCAATCAAAATCTGCAGATGAGTCCTTGTTTCTGAACTTTGCCATGCACTCAGTTAGAATGGAGGCCTGCGATTGTCCACCAAGTCATCATACGGCAACAAAAGATAAATCAGATTCATGTGTTCTTCCTGGAAGATTTGAGTCTGGGGAGGAGCCAGTTGAAACGTTGAGAAATTATATGCAACAAAATAATTCATCTGGACATAGCCATGACATGTCTGAGGATGAAGACTTTAAGCGTTATCAAGAATACGCGAAGGTCAAAGAGGATGAGGTCTTTTGGGGAAAAAATAAGAGTAAGAGAAATAAAGGCCAAActgcaattaaaaaaatttcacaagttAAAGAGAAGCCTAATTGCACGGTTAAAGAGTCGGAAAAACATAGAAGAGTTAAGGATGATAGTTTCTTGAGGGTTTTGTTTTGGCAGTTTCACAACTTTCGCATGCTTCTGGGCAGTGACTTGCTCATATTTAGCAATGAGAAGTATGTTGCAGTTAGCTTGCATCTTTGGGATGTTTCTCGACAG GTTACTCCCCTAACTTGGCTGGAAGCCTGGCTAGACAATGTTATGGCCAGTGTGCCTGAATTGGCCATATGTTATCATCAAGATGGTGTTGTCCAGGGCTATGAGCTTTTGAAAACGGAAGATATATTTCTACTGAAAGGCATATCAGAAGATGGCACTCCTGCTTTTCATCCCTATGTTGTCCAGCAAAATGGTTTAATGGTATTAAGGTTTCTTCAGGACAACTGCAAGCAAGATCCTGGTGCTTATTGG CTATACAAAAGTGCTGGAGAAGATGTCATTCAGCTTTTTGATTTATCTATTATGCCTAAAAACCACTCTCCTGAAGATTGTGATGATGCTGAAAGTGGTCTGCCATCTTTGATTCATAGAGGGAGAAGTGATTCGTTACTCTCTTTAGGCACCCTGCTTTATCGAATTGCTCACAGGCTCTCACTCTCAATG TCTTCTGATAAGAGGACAAGGTGTGTGAGGTTTTTCAGACAATGTCTTGATCTCCTTGATGAGCCTGATCATCTG GTTGTCCGTGCATTTGCTCATGAACAATTTGCAAGGCTGCTTTTAGTTTATGATGAGGAACTGGACTTGACATCTGAAGCAGTACCTACAGACTATGAAGTTACAGTTGCTGATGCTGAGGAAGATTCCTGTGAGGCCTATCCTACAGTTTCCGAATCTGAATTTGAAAAGGTTGATCCAGAAGAAGTGCAAATTTTGGATCTTGAAAATTCTGTTGCAAAGACAGAGAATGGTAACATATCTTCTGTTACTGTATCTGGTGACCCACCCTTGGTATATCCACTTGATATCCCAAGTTCCAGTGGTCAAAGCTTTTCGATTTGTGATTCATTGGATTCTACTGGTCCTGTGGTGCAAGCAGTTACAGATCCAATCTCCTCAAAGCTGGCTGCTGTACATCATGTTTCTCAAGCTATCAAGTCTATCAGATGGAAACGCCAACTACAGCATACTGAAGTAAACATGGACTATATTAGCAAACTTCAGGGTGGTCTTCATTCACCAAATGATTTTTCAGTATGTGCATGTGGGGACCCTGATTGTATTGAGGTCTGTGACATTTGTGAGTGGCTTCTGACGTCAAAATTGGATGGTAAGGCATGGAAACTTGTTCTATTGCTTGGAGAATCCTACTTATCTTTGGGACAAGCTTACAAGGATGATGGCCAGCTCTTTCAAGCTTTAAAGGTCGTAGAGTTGGCATGTTTGGTTTACGGGTCAATGCCACAACATCTTAAAGAGACAAGGTTTGTATCATCCATGGTTTGTACCTCACCAAACCAGTTGGAAATTATTGATAGAACAGAAAACAATGAATCCATAACTGGTCATGATGGTTTTGCTTTTGAGCAGTCACCTTCCTGTTACCTATTTTGGGCCAAGGCCTGGACATTAGTAGGCGATGTGTATGTTGAGTTTCACTTGATAAAGGACAAAGAGATCTCTGTCAAATCAGAGAAAAAATCATTGACGAAGGAACTAAAAATGTCACCTGAAGTTTTGAAGGAGGTTGAAAGGCTTAAAAAGAAGCTGGGACAATGTAGCCAAAACTGCAGTTCCTGTTCGTTAGTGAACTGCAGCTGCCAGAGTGACAGGGCTACTAGTGGTAGTAGTGCCAGTAGTAGTTCTGCAAGTTTACATCCATCAGCTTATGGCAGGAAGATGAGTAAGAAATCAATCACCAAGGGTACCTTGTATTCAAATGCCAAGTCGAATGAGGATGCTCGAGCTCATCAGCGAGCAGAAAAAAGTGGATACTCAAAAGCCAACAAATATGAGATGTTAACAAACACTTCTGGTGTGAATGCAGATGCTGGCGGTGATAAAAAGACTGTCAAGTGCGATGTTGAAAGAGCTGGTACTACCATGGAGATGGAAACTGGATCCAGAGTAGATAGTCATTCTGAAGCTGTTGGAGAAACATCCCAAGTTAGGGATGGAGGTATATTCAAGTATGTCAGGAATCCGGTAATTAGTGATGGTGATTACAATTTGTCTATTGCTTTAGAGTGTTATGAAGAAGCTAGAAAAGCACTTGGTAGAAATCCGCGTACTGTAGGAGAACTTCGATCTGTAACTAAAAAGAAAGGATGGGTGAGCAATGAATTAGGTAGAAGTAGGCTGGAAAAAAGAGATCTGGATGGAGCTGAAATTGCTTTTGCCGATGCAATAAGTTCATTCAAAGAAGTATCTGATCATACCAACATCATCCTGATTAACTGCAATCTTGGCCATGGCAGACGGGCATTGGCTGAAGAGATGGTATCAAAGATTGAAACTTTCAAGAAATTTGCTGTCTTCCATAATGCATACAAGCAAGCACTTGAAACAGCTAAACTCGAATACAGTAAAGCTCTCATGTATTATGGAGCTGCAAAACTGGAAGTAAATGCTAGCGCTGAAGATGCAGATTGTGCATCAAGCAGCTTGAAGGATGAAGTGTATGCACAATTTGCTCATACGTACTTGAAGCTTGGCATGCTTTTAGCAAGAGAAGACACAGTTGCAGAGGTTTATGAAAATGGAGTCCTTGAGGATAATGCTGGTCCAGCTGTTACTAGACCCGAAAAGGAGTATAGAAAGCATGAGATATCAGCTAATGATGCCATCAGGCGGGCTTTGTCTGTCTATGAGTCACTGGGTGAGTTAAGGAAACAAGAGGCTGCATATTCATATTTCCAGCTCGCTTGTTACCAAAGAGATCGGTGCTTAAATTTTTTGGAGTCAGATATGAAGAAAAATAACATGTCTAGAGGTGAAAACCAAAGGGTAAAGCAGTATGCTTCATTGGCAGATAGGAACTGGCAGAAgtctatggatttttatgggcCAGAAACTCATCCCTGGATGTACCTGAATATTATAATGGAGAGATCAGCTCTCTCTTTGAGCCTCTCGTGTTCTCTGCATTCAAATATG TTCCTGGAATCTGCTCTTACTCGCCTACTTGAAGCCCGCCATTTATCTATAAATGAGTCTTTCGGCAAGGAGAATCCTGAAATTTGTGCTAAGTTCTGGAGTCAGCTGCAGATGGTGTTGAAGAAGGTATTGTCAGCAACACTTCCAATGAATTCACAGAAGTCTGCTGTCAACTCTCTGCAAAACCCGGGGCACAAGTCTGGAGAAGTTGCAAAGTTGAGGGAGCTCTACAAAATGTCTTTAAAATCTTCTGATTTCAGTGAGTTGCATGCCATCCACTGCTTGTGGACTTCGTGA